The following are encoded in a window of Strigops habroptila isolate Jane chromosome 9, bStrHab1.2.pri, whole genome shotgun sequence genomic DNA:
- the F9 gene encoding coagulation factor IX isoform X2: protein MANIPLVFFIWLLGACLVAAESTVFIENKEANSVLQRQRRANSNRLEEVIPGNLERECIEEKCSFEEAREVFENTEKTMEFWKTYIDGDQCDPNPCKNGAVCKDAVSSYVCWCPAGYEGRNCEIDFTCAIKNGGCKHFCRHDPPQKVVCSCAAGYRLHEDGKSCEPTVPYPCGKITAPEAKSKLTRAINTFEHWNITNDEHDDAPDEGLDNTTETSTATTTKITPIVKTGTRVVGGSDSMRGEVPWQVLLVDSEDVGFCGGSIINEKWVVTAAHCLKPGDNVTVVAGEYNTKEDDHTEQRRQVVKILPHPTYDAKINKHHNDIALLELDQPLVFTSYVTPICLGSREFTNALLKHGMGTVSGWGSTLFRGRPATVLQVLKVPFVDRPTCLKSTATTILQNMFCAGFPTGGSDTCGGDSGGPYTTEIEGTWFLTGITSWGEECAKPGKYGIYTRVSKYVKWIKETTRLT, encoded by the exons ATGGCAAATATCCCCCTTGTATTCTTCATCTGGCTTCTGGGAGCTTGTCTTGTGGCAGCCGAAAGTACAG TCTTCATCGAGAACAAAGAGGCAAACTCGGTTCTGCAGAGGCAAAGAAGAGCCAATTCAAACAGATTGGAAGAGGTTATTCCTGGGAACCTCGAGAGAGAAtgcatagaagaaaaatgcagttttgaagAAGCCCGGGAAGtgtttgaaaacacagagaaaact atgGAGTTTTGGAAAACATACATTG ATGGAGATCAGTGCGACCCCAACCCATGCAAAAATGGAGCTGTTTGCAAGGATGCAGTAAGTTCCTACGTGTGCTGGTGCCCAGCTGGATATGAAGGCAGAAACTGTGAGATAG aCTTCACTTGTGCTATTAAAAATGGAGGCTGCAAGCACTTCTGCAGGCACGACCCACCACAGAAGGTTGtgtgctcctgtgctgctggctaCAGACTTCATGAAGATGGAAAGTCCTGTGAACCTACAG TGCCGTATCCCTGTGGGAAGATCACGGCTCCCGAAGCAAAGAGCAAGCTCACCCGAGCCATAAACACCTTTGAGCACTGGAACATCACCAATGATGAGCATGATGATGCTCCTGACGAGGGGCTCGACAACACAACGGAAAccagcactgccaccaccacGAAAATCACACCCATAGTCAAAACAGGCACCCGGGTTGTTGGTGGGTCTGACAGCATGAGAGGAGAGGTGCCCTGGCAGGTACT TCTGGTGGACAGTGAAGACGTGGGCTTCTGTGGTGGATCCATCATCAACGAGAAATGGGTGGTGACAGCGGCGCATTGCCTGAAGCCAGGGGACAATGTCACTGTTGTGGCAG GTGAATACAACACCAAAGAGGACGACCACACAGAGCAGCGGCGCCAAGTGGTGAAGATCCTCCCGCACCCCACGTACGACGCCAAGATCAACAAGCACCACAACGATATCGCCCTCCTGGAGCTGGACCAGCCGCTCGTCTTCACCAGCTACGTGACGCCCATCTGCCTGGGCAGCCGGGAGTTCACCAACGCGCTGCTGAAGCACGGCATGGGCACGGTGAGCGGCTGGGGCAGCACGCTCTTCCGCGGCCGCCCCGCCACCGTCCTCCAGGTCCTCAAGGTGCCCTTCGTCGACCGGCCAACCTGCCTCAAGAGCACGGCCACCACCATCCTGCAGAACATGTTCTGTGCCGGCTTCCCGACCGGGGGCAGCGATACCTGCGGAGGGGACAGCGGAGGGCCCTACACCACCGAGATCGAGGGCACCTGGTTCCTCACTGGCATCACGAGCTGGGGCGAGGAGTGCGCCAAGCCAGGGAAATATGGCATCTACACCAGGGTCTCCAAGTACGTGAAGTGGATAAAGGAAACCACGAGGCTTACCTAA
- the F9 gene encoding coagulation factor IX isoform X1: MANIPLVFFIWLLGACLVAAESTVFIENKEANSVLQRQRRANSNRLEEVIPGNLERECIEEKCSFEEAREVFENTEKTMEFWKTYIDGDQCDPNPCKNGAVCKDAVSSYVCWCPAGYEGRNCEIDFTCAIKNGGCKHFCRHDPPQKVVCSCAAGYRLHEDGKSCEPTVPYPCGKITAPEAKSKLTRAINTFEHWNITNDEHDDAPDEGLDNTTETSTATTTKITPIVKTGTRVVGGSDSMRGEVPWQVYLVDSEDVGFCGGSIINEKWVVTAAHCLKPGDNVTVVAGEYNTKEDDHTEQRRQVVKILPHPTYDAKINKHHNDIALLELDQPLVFTSYVTPICLGSREFTNALLKHGMGTVSGWGSTLFRGRPATVLQVLKVPFVDRPTCLKSTATTILQNMFCAGFPTGGSDTCGGDSGGPYTTEIEGTWFLTGITSWGEECAKPGKYGIYTRVSKYVKWIKETTRLT, encoded by the exons ATGGCAAATATCCCCCTTGTATTCTTCATCTGGCTTCTGGGAGCTTGTCTTGTGGCAGCCGAAAGTACAG TCTTCATCGAGAACAAAGAGGCAAACTCGGTTCTGCAGAGGCAAAGAAGAGCCAATTCAAACAGATTGGAAGAGGTTATTCCTGGGAACCTCGAGAGAGAAtgcatagaagaaaaatgcagttttgaagAAGCCCGGGAAGtgtttgaaaacacagagaaaact atgGAGTTTTGGAAAACATACATTG ATGGAGATCAGTGCGACCCCAACCCATGCAAAAATGGAGCTGTTTGCAAGGATGCAGTAAGTTCCTACGTGTGCTGGTGCCCAGCTGGATATGAAGGCAGAAACTGTGAGATAG aCTTCACTTGTGCTATTAAAAATGGAGGCTGCAAGCACTTCTGCAGGCACGACCCACCACAGAAGGTTGtgtgctcctgtgctgctggctaCAGACTTCATGAAGATGGAAAGTCCTGTGAACCTACAG TGCCGTATCCCTGTGGGAAGATCACGGCTCCCGAAGCAAAGAGCAAGCTCACCCGAGCCATAAACACCTTTGAGCACTGGAACATCACCAATGATGAGCATGATGATGCTCCTGACGAGGGGCTCGACAACACAACGGAAAccagcactgccaccaccacGAAAATCACACCCATAGTCAAAACAGGCACCCGGGTTGTTGGTGGGTCTGACAGCATGAGAGGAGAGGTGCCCTGGCAG gTTTATCTGGTGGACAGTGAAGACGTGGGCTTCTGTGGTGGATCCATCATCAACGAGAAATGGGTGGTGACAGCGGCGCATTGCCTGAAGCCAGGGGACAATGTCACTGTTGTGGCAG GTGAATACAACACCAAAGAGGACGACCACACAGAGCAGCGGCGCCAAGTGGTGAAGATCCTCCCGCACCCCACGTACGACGCCAAGATCAACAAGCACCACAACGATATCGCCCTCCTGGAGCTGGACCAGCCGCTCGTCTTCACCAGCTACGTGACGCCCATCTGCCTGGGCAGCCGGGAGTTCACCAACGCGCTGCTGAAGCACGGCATGGGCACGGTGAGCGGCTGGGGCAGCACGCTCTTCCGCGGCCGCCCCGCCACCGTCCTCCAGGTCCTCAAGGTGCCCTTCGTCGACCGGCCAACCTGCCTCAAGAGCACGGCCACCACCATCCTGCAGAACATGTTCTGTGCCGGCTTCCCGACCGGGGGCAGCGATACCTGCGGAGGGGACAGCGGAGGGCCCTACACCACCGAGATCGAGGGCACCTGGTTCCTCACTGGCATCACGAGCTGGGGCGAGGAGTGCGCCAAGCCAGGGAAATATGGCATCTACACCAGGGTCTCCAAGTACGTGAAGTGGATAAAGGAAACCACGAGGCTTACCTAA